The Dryobates pubescens isolate bDryPub1 unplaced genomic scaffold, bDryPub1.pri scaffold_34A_arrow_ctg1, whole genome shotgun sequence genome has a window encoding:
- the LOC128899723 gene encoding olfactory receptor 14A16-like yields MANSSSITHFLLLPFPGTRQLQLLHFCLFLAIYLVALLGNGLIITTIAWDHHLHTPMYFFLLNLSFLDLGVISTIVPKSMANSLWDTRDISYAGCVVQVVFFVFLVTAEFYLLTIMSYDRYVAICRPLHYETLLGSRVCVQLAAAAWAFGVLNALLHTANTFSLPLCQGNAVDQFFCEIPQILKLSCSTSYLRELWLLVVTVSFSSVCFVLIVVSYVQIFRAVLRIPSQQGRHKAFTTCLPHLAVVSLFISTVFFAYLKPPSFSSSSLDLVLSILYSVVPPAVNPLIYSLRNQALKAALSKLIPGCFHKQ; encoded by the coding sequence atggccaacagcagctccatcacccacttcctcctcctgccattcccaggcacaaggcagctgcagctcctgcacttctgcctcttcctggccatctacctggttgccttgctgggcaatggcctcatcatcaccaccatagcctgggaccaccacctccacacccccatgtacttcttcctcctcaacctctccttTCTTGACCTGGGTGTCATCTCCACCATTGTGCCAAAATCCATGGCCAACTCCCTGTGGGataccagggacatctcctatgcaggatgtgttgtGCAGGTGGTCTTCTTCGTATTCCTAGTTACAGCAGAGTTTTATCTCCTCACCatcatgtcctacgatcgctacgttgccatctgcagacccctgcactatgagaccctcctgggcagcagagtttgtgtccagctggcagcagctgcctgggcctttGGGGTTctcaatgctctgctgcacacagccaatacattttccctgcccctctgccagggcaatgctgtggaccagttcttctgtgaaatcccccagatcctcaagctctcctgctccacatcctacctcagggaactttggcttcttgtggTTACTGTCTCTTTTTCatctgtctgttttgtgttgattgtggtgtcctatgtgcagatcttcagggcagtgctgaggatcccctctcagcagggacgccacaaagcctttaccacctgcctccctcacctggccgTTGTCTCCCTGTTTATCAGCACTGTCttctttgcctacctgaagcctccctccttctcctcctcatccctggatcTGGTGTTGTCaattctgtactcagtggtgcctccagcagtgaaccctctcatctacagcctgaggaatcAGGCgctgaaggctgccctgagcaaactgatccctggatgctttcacAAGCAATAA